Sequence from the Pontibacter pudoricolor genome:
CAGCGGATCTTCATCTGTAAAACTATAGTTGGTGCGTGTTGCACTGGTACCTTTACCTTCAACAGTGGTTATTGCTCTGAAATCTTTGCTGTCCTGACTTCTTTCAACTATAAAATGACTGTTATTTTTTTCTGAAGCGGTTGCCCACTGTAGCTGCACAGCATTGCTTTGCGAGGTAGCTTTAAAATTTACCAGCTCAACAGGGAGTATAGTTGGTCCGCCATTTACATCGGTGCTCCATGTCAGGCTAAAATCATCTATCGCCAAACCATGGTCATTTTCAAATTCATCCAGATCCTTCCAGCGCAGCATTACATAGCCTTTATCAGGAATTGTAACCGGGATAGAAGTTGACAGGTAGCGTTTATTGGCAGGATCATTTCCATTTAAGGCTCCTCCGGCAGCGTAAAAAACAGGTCCCTTAAAATCCAGCTCTTTTACATTTATCCAGCCTGCATCTGATTTAGGAGAAAGGTTAAAAGCAGCCGGATCAGCACCGGTGGCATACCAGAAAGACAACATGTGCTGTGGTGCAGCTGCTCTGGCACTCCTCCACTGCTCACCTGTAAAACTGATGTTTAAAGACGTGATAGTTTGCCCAGTATTATTCTGAATCATCAACCCCCAGGCAAACTCTCCAACATCTTTACTAGCAGATGCAATAGAACCTAAAGCACGGTCTGTACTTCCGGCTAAACCAAAACTATACAAACCACCTGCATTATGAGAGCCTGTACCGGCTGTAAGGGTTGTGGTTACTGGCGCCGTCCGGAAGAGAAACCAGCCCGGGATGTAGCTTGTCCCATGCTCCCACACACCTGTACCGGAAGACGGAAGCGTATTAAAATCCTGTGTGTAACTTTTAGTAAAAGGGTTAAGGCTGATCTGGGCCAGAGCATCCCCGGAAAATACCAATGCTACTACCAGGCAGCCTAAGAAAAAATTCACAATGCGGGTAAAACGTTTTACCATATACCTATAGTTTAAGCTTTTATATTTTCACCGAAGACAAAAAATTGGTTTCAGAATTTTCAGCTTAACTTCCAGCTTCTTATTATAGTTCAAATAAAAGGCTGCTATTTATAAAATATCTTATAAAACTGAGTTGTATCGCTTACAGGTAGATTAAAAAGCATTTTTAGCACATAATATTTATTTTTAAGAATATTTCTGATATTGAGCTAAAACAAAAACCTATGAACACAAAACTCCTTATGTCTGCAAGTGCTATCGTGTTAGGCGCTATCGGTATTTTACTTTCTTTTCTTCCTGATGAGATTTTAGAGTATGCGGGTGCAAGCTCGGTTGCATTCTTCCCGGTGATACTTCAGTTGCTGGGTGCGGCCTACCTTGGCTTTGCCATGCTGAACTGGATGGCCCGTGCCAACCTGATTGGCGGAGTATACAGCAGACCTGTGGCTATCGGAAACCTGATGCATTTTATAGTTGGTAGCATGGCTTTGCTAAAAGCTGCCTTTGCTGGCCCTGGTAGTACACCGTTATGGGTTGTGGGCGCAGTTTTTGCCAGCTTTGCTATACTTTTTGCAAAAGTAACATTTACCCACCCTATAAAAGACACCAGTACCAAACAGCCTGCCTAGCAGACACGCTATAGTTATACTTTAGGGCTTGTAGCTAAGTAGTAAGAAATGTCGTACTTACTAGCTGTTCCTATAATAGGTAAGTATGTATGCAGGAGTCAGTTACAAAACTAAAAGGGGCCGCAGCACAAAAACCTGATGGCTGGCTTTGGGCAGCTATAGTTGTATTTGTAACTGTTTGGATAAGCACGTTTGTGGGTACCAACGACATAAACAACTGGCTGCTGGAGAATACACTGGTTTTCCTGGCTTTACTTTTCCTGATCGTAACGTACCGCAAGTATAAATTCAGTACGCTGAGTTATGTGCTGATCAGTATCTTTTTATGCCTGCACGTGTATGGCTCTAAGTATACCTACGCCGAAAACCCCTTCGGATTCTGGCTTAAAGACATGCTGAACCTGGAACGCAACCACTATGACCGACTGATACATTTTGGATTTGGCTTACTGCTGGCGTACCCAATCCGGGAGATGTATATAAAATGGCTGGGCTATCCGGTTAAATCAGCATGGTTTTATCCGATACAGACCACACTGGCCGTTAGTGCCATGTATGAGATAATTGAATGGGCTGTGGCCGATGTTTTCTTTAAGGAGCAGGGCATGGCTTACCTGGGCACACAGGGCGATATCTGGGATGCTCAAAAAGATACATTCCTTGCCTTTTGGGGAGCATTTTTAGCCTCCACTTTTATTTCTATACTTCAAAAGTATACTTCTTCCGCTAAGCCCGGTTTGTAACATTACCGGTTCGTTTTTCATAAGCCTTCCCAAAGCCGAACCGATCTGCTTTCCTGATATTTTGTGACTTTACAATATCATTGGCGGGATCCGTTTCCGGCAAGGCAGCATTAAACTTTATCGTGATAGCTTTCTCAACAAATTAACAAACTAATTTTTCCACAAGGAAAGAGCAACAGCTGAGTCTATTAGCTATTTTTCAACTAAAATTACCCACCATTTCAATTTTTTATTCCTGATTCTTCAAATTACCTTAGCGGTCCAATAACAGTGAACTATGAGCCAATTCGAAAATAACGCAGACATCCGTAACGACTGGACGCTGGACGAGATAAAAGCAATATACTATAAGCCAATTCTGGAACTGATTGTGGAAGCGGCGAATGTTCATAAAATTCATCAGGCAACCGGCGAAGTGCAGGTTTGTACCTTACTTTCGGTTAAAACCGGGGGTTGCCCAGAAGATTGCTCTTATTGCCCGCAGGCCGCCCGTTTCCACACGGATGTAGAGGTGCATAAACTACTAAGCCAGGAACAGGTATTATCTGCAGCGCAGCGCGCGAAAGAGGGTGGATCAACCCGTTTCTGTATGGGTGCTGCCTGGCGCGAAGTGCGCGACAACCGCGACTTTGATAAGGTGCTGGATATGGTAAAAGGCGTAAACGAAATGGGCCTTGAAGTTTGCTGCACACTAGGCATGGTAAACGAGTACCAGGCCGAAAAGCTGAAAGAAGCCGGTCTGTATGCCTACAATCACAACTTAGATACATCCGAAGAGAACTATAGCAACATTATTACGACCCGCACTTACGACGATCGTTTGGATACCATCGAGAACGTGCGTAAAGCGGGCATCTCGGTTTGCTCTGGTGGCATTATCGGCTTAGGCGAGACCGACGAAGATCGCATCGGCATGCTGCATACTTTATCTACCCTGGTACAGCACCCGGAATCTGTTCCGGTAAATGCGCTGGTTCCGGTTAAAGGTACGCCTCTGGAAAATCAGCCACTGGTTACAGTCTGGGAGATGGTGCGCATGATCGCGACTGCCCGTATCCTGATGCCAAAGACCATGGTTCGCCTTTCGGCTGGCCGTGAGCGCATGAGCGTAACCGAGCAGGCACTTTGCTTCCTGGCTGGTGCAAACTCCATCTTCACTGGCGAGAAACTGTTAACCACTCCTAACCCGGATTTCGATCAGGACAAAGCCATGTTCGAGTTGCTGGGCTTAAATCCAAGAAAATCATTTAAAGAAGAAACACAGCACGTGTGCTAAGTTTTTGACAATAGACTGTTTGACAAAAGACAATGGACTTTTGAGTTGATGTATAGTTTCCTTTAAATCCTTTGTCTTTTGTCAACTAGTCCTTTGTCACTTTCTAATAAACTACAGCAGAAGCTGGCGGAACGGGCTGCGCAGGGCAATCTGCGCGCGCTTAAAACCACCACCGGCCTGGTTGACTTTTGCTCTAACGATTACCTGGGACTTGCCCGATCAGAGAAGCTGCGGGAATTAATTCAGGAGGAAGAAACCAACTATAAACATCTGCCTTTAGGGGCAACCGGCTCCCGGCTTTTATCCGGTAACCACCCGCTTTTTGAAGAACTGGAAACTATAGTTGCGGGGTATCATAAAGGCGAGGCAGCGCTGCTTTTTAACTCCGGTTACATGGCGAATGTGGGCTTACTTTCGGCACTGCCCCAGCGTGGCGACACCGTTTTTTACGACGAAGCCAGCCATGCATCCATGAAAGACGGATTGCGCCTGAGCTTTGCCAAAATCTATAGTTTCAGGCACAACGATGTGCGGGATCTGAAACAAAAACTGAAGCGGGCTACGGGGCAGATTTATGTGGTGGTAGAGTCGGTTTACTCGATGGATGGCGATAAAGCCCCACTAAAGGAACTGGCTATAGTTTGCCAAGCGCATAACGCCGCGCTTATAGTTGACGAAGCCCATGCCGTGGGCTTGTATGGTGCGAATGGCGAAGGACTAACTATAGCTTTAGGTTTACAGGACAAAGTTTTTGCGCAGGTTATTACCTACGGCAAAGCCATGGGCAACCACGGGGCCGCTATAGTTGGCCCGAAGGTATTGCGGGAGTTCCTGGTAAACTATAGCCGGGCATTTATTTACACAACCGGTTTGCCTACACATGCACTGCTGGCTTTAAAATGCGCTTATAGTTTACTGCCGCAACTTCACACCGAACGTGAGCGGGTAAAACAGCTGGCAGCTAAACTATACGGGCAACTGAACGCTATTAAAGGAATCCGTTGTACGCCGGCAGATAGTGTCATACTCTCTGTTTTTACAGATGATGCCACACAGTTGAAGCCGCTGGCCTTAACATTACAGCAACAAGGCTTTGATATACGCCCGGTGATGTCGCCAACCGTACCAAAAGGCAAAGAACGACTGCGTGTAATTGTACACGCTTATAATACTGAAGAAGAAATTGTGGGCCTCGTGCAGGCCATAGCCAACCACTTATGAAACGCTATTTTGTGACAGGCATCGGTACGGAAGTAGGGAAAACCGTTGCCGCTGCTATTTTAACCGAAGCCCTGCAAGCCGACTACTGGAAACCAGTGCAAGCCGGCGGACTTGATTTTACAGATACTGACACGGTGCGCAGCCTGGTCTCTAATCCTGTTTCTGTTTTTCACCCGGAAGCTTACCGCCTTAAAATGGCCGCGTCGCCGCACAAAGCTGCCGCTGCCGAAGGCCGTGAAATTGATGTACTTGGCATTACCTTACCCGAAACCAGCAACAACCTGATTGTGGAAGGTGCCGGCGGACTGATGGTTCCTCTGAACAAACGCTACCTTATCCTGGACCTGGTACAGCAGCTGGGCCTGGAAGTGGTCCTGGTTTCGCGAAATTATTTGGGTAGTATTAACCATACCTTACTAACCGCCGAAGTGCTGCGCTACCGCAAAGTGCCGGTGGCAGGTATTATTTTTAACGGCGAAGAAAACAACTCTACCGAAGACTTTATCATAAAATATACTGGCCTGCGCCGTCTGCCATCTATCCGCCAGGAAGCTGATTTCTGCACGGAAACTATAGCCGAATACGCAAAAGACTTTGCATCATTCCTGTAACATCAAGCAAAATAACCTATAGCTAAAACTCTACTAAACAGTTATCTACCTTTACAATTAAGTATTTATGAGCTTAGCCGAACGCGACCAACAGATCATCTGGCACCCGTACACCCAGATGAAAACAGCTGCTTTGCCAATTGCTATAGTTCGGGGAGAAGGCGCGCTTTTATTTGCTGAGGATGGGAAGGAATATATTGATGCTGTGGCCTCGTGGTGGGTAAATCTGCACGGGCATGCGCATCCTTACATCGCCGAAAAAGTAGCTACGCAGCTGCAGACACTGGAGCATGTGATCTTTGCCGGCTTCACACATCAGCCAGCCGTAGCATTAGCCGAAGGTTTACTGAAGATTTTGCCGGAAGGCCAAAGCAAGATATTTTACTCTGATAACGGCTCTACGGCTGTAGAAGTGGCGCTTAAAATGGCGATACAATACTGGGCTAACCTGGGCAATCCCAAAAAGAAGATCATCGCTTTCCGGGATTCTTACCACGGCGATACCTTTGGTGCCATGGCGGTTAGCAGCCGGAGTGCGTTTACCGCGCCCTTCTGGTCTTATTTGTTCGAGGTTGATTTTATAGATGTGCCCGTTGCCG
This genomic interval carries:
- a CDS encoding fibronectin type III domain-containing protein, producing the protein MVKRFTRIVNFFLGCLVVALVFSGDALAQISLNPFTKSYTQDFNTLPSSGTGVWEHGTSYIPGWFLFRTAPVTTTLTAGTGSHNAGGLYSFGLAGSTDRALGSIASASKDVGEFAWGLMIQNNTGQTITSLNISFTGEQWRSARAAAPQHMLSFWYATGADPAAFNLSPKSDAGWINVKELDFKGPVFYAAGGALNGNDPANKRYLSTSIPVTIPDKGYVMLRWKDLDEFENDHGLAIDDFSLTWSTDVNGGPTILPVELVNFKATSQSNAVQLQWATASEKNNSHFIVERSQDSKDFRAITTVEGKGTSATRTNYSFTDEDPLQGLMYYRLKQVDVDGSFTYSKTIAVKVQPLSRAILYPTITSDLLYLDVPETTEHTLTIVDLAGMEIYNAEVAMGERRQVIEVGRFRAGTYSLLLVDKSGLRQVFRFVKR
- a CDS encoding DUF2238 domain-containing protein; this encodes MQESVTKLKGAAAQKPDGWLWAAIVVFVTVWISTFVGTNDINNWLLENTLVFLALLFLIVTYRKYKFSTLSYVLISIFLCLHVYGSKYTYAENPFGFWLKDMLNLERNHYDRLIHFGFGLLLAYPIREMYIKWLGYPVKSAWFYPIQTTLAVSAMYEIIEWAVADVFFKEQGMAYLGTQGDIWDAQKDTFLAFWGAFLASTFISILQKYTSSAKPGL
- the bioB gene encoding biotin synthase BioB; amino-acid sequence: MSQFENNADIRNDWTLDEIKAIYYKPILELIVEAANVHKIHQATGEVQVCTLLSVKTGGCPEDCSYCPQAARFHTDVEVHKLLSQEQVLSAAQRAKEGGSTRFCMGAAWREVRDNRDFDKVLDMVKGVNEMGLEVCCTLGMVNEYQAEKLKEAGLYAYNHNLDTSEENYSNIITTRTYDDRLDTIENVRKAGISVCSGGIIGLGETDEDRIGMLHTLSTLVQHPESVPVNALVPVKGTPLENQPLVTVWEMVRMIATARILMPKTMVRLSAGRERMSVTEQALCFLAGANSIFTGEKLLTTPNPDFDQDKAMFELLGLNPRKSFKEETQHVC
- a CDS encoding aminotransferase class I/II-fold pyridoxal phosphate-dependent enzyme, which translates into the protein MSLSNKLQQKLAERAAQGNLRALKTTTGLVDFCSNDYLGLARSEKLRELIQEEETNYKHLPLGATGSRLLSGNHPLFEELETIVAGYHKGEAALLFNSGYMANVGLLSALPQRGDTVFYDEASHASMKDGLRLSFAKIYSFRHNDVRDLKQKLKRATGQIYVVVESVYSMDGDKAPLKELAIVCQAHNAALIVDEAHAVGLYGANGEGLTIALGLQDKVFAQVITYGKAMGNHGAAIVGPKVLREFLVNYSRAFIYTTGLPTHALLALKCAYSLLPQLHTERERVKQLAAKLYGQLNAIKGIRCTPADSVILSVFTDDATQLKPLALTLQQQGFDIRPVMSPTVPKGKERLRVIVHAYNTEEEIVGLVQAIANHL
- the bioD gene encoding dethiobiotin synthase produces the protein MKRYFVTGIGTEVGKTVAAAILTEALQADYWKPVQAGGLDFTDTDTVRSLVSNPVSVFHPEAYRLKMAASPHKAAAAEGREIDVLGITLPETSNNLIVEGAGGLMVPLNKRYLILDLVQQLGLEVVLVSRNYLGSINHTLLTAEVLRYRKVPVAGIIFNGEENNSTEDFIIKYTGLRRLPSIRQEADFCTETIAEYAKDFASFL